AAGAATGAAGAGCCCAGCACGAATTTGGTTCTGAAACTGTTGAGGTTACAGAACTGGAGAAAACCAAGACCTGCAGAAGCTGCATATCCCAAATTGCAAACTCTTGTCAAGTTCATGACTAGCAAAGCTCTAGAAAGACAGTTGCTTAGATAGAACTTACAGACATAGCCCAAAAGCACACAGTTTAATGCTGCTATGATTGGCAAAGGTATAGAAGCAAAAATTGCTCCCACTTTTCCTGGTTGAAGGGAAAGTGTGTAATATGAGATATCACTAATTGAAGAGAATAGTAACACTGCATAGACAACATCATGAACGACAAAACCTGGACACAACTCCTTCAGTGTTGGTcgtgtttttttaaattagtattgAAGTGTCATCTTGGTATCATgcaaattattaaagtaaactTCAATTCTGACACGAGAACAATGCCAACCATACTTAATTGTATTTAACTTTTTCCCCGTTAGGAAATTCCATATTTGTCAAGGGAAGAACATTGAGCTTCATATATTACCAAATTTGTTAGTCTGTCTTACCAAATATGGAGAAGAAAATCATAAAGCCAGCTGATATTTGGATGACCCTTCGGCTTCCCACTCTAGTCAGTGCCAATAATCCAGCATTCTCCCTGAAACCAGAGCAATGCAAACACGCAAAAGATGCAAATGGTTACAGACTTGAAACCACTACGAAGTTTTCTGGGCAGAACCATGCACTAACAGGAACTAGGAAGGCAAAGAAAACTCTatagttttggtatttttaccACCAAAATATTATTCTACTTAAAGAATTGTATAGGGAACGTTTAAAATGAAACATCGTTCCACTCTTTCCTACACacatattataaagaaaaagagtttcttCAAACCAAACAAGAATGTCCTTAAATCGATTGAGCTTGAAATCATGAGTGATAGGTTAAGGCTCACTGATGCCGTACATTTAAGGGGTTTTTAATGTTGAGATGGACTTACACTGATGCCGCACATCCAGTTACAGAACCCAAAACGCCACTGAAAAAAGAAGCTACTCCCTAAAACAACATTAAGAATGACACAAACAATCAATATTAAGTTTCCCGATTGTGATTtcagaaagaattaaaaataagtgcATGTGGATCTTACCACCCAGCCAGCTCCGCGGCCAATAACATGTGGTGGCACGGGTGTTGCACTTCCATACCTTGCCGCGGCATAAAATGCACCAGTAGACTGCatgtaaacataaaaaaatgttgaaattcgAAACAAACATAAGATGGGATCTGGCTGCATTTTTAAGTGTTTATTTAGATTTAGGCAGTTTTTGTTACGAAAGGCTATTGAAGTTGCTTTATTGCACACTATCATAATGACTAAAGCATGGGTGTCTCTGTTTAGGGTGTGCATACCtcaaaaagagaaacaaaagaagCTGCTGTCATAGCCAAAGCTTCTCCGAAGTTGAAGGTAGGAGCCCCCCATTGGAAGGGAATAAAAGGGAGATATACCCTGTATTAATGCAGACAATTTGATCAACATCTCAGTCAAAGACTGAAACTTGGTGGATAAAGCAAACCTTGACTCTGAAAGAATGCAAGTTATTTATGATTAACTGGGAAAACTTAATCTGTCCACAATCTTACCAACTAGAAGAACTGACAAGACCAGAACGATCAGTGCGGCAACTTTTCTCGGTATCTTCTGGCTTGTTGTTGTATATAGTGCTTGCAGTCAGAATCTGTGCAATTAACCATGCACTTGCAATCGAAAACAACACCGCAAATCTGCCGTTGATAAGCTTGTTGGGGCTAATAAATCTATTAAGATACTGCAAAAAGCATAGAAGATAACGAATACATCATGGACTGAAATTTAAGAATAGTAGTGAATTTTGAATTTAGCTATGTCACATCTCACACATTACAGCCTACTTATTCCAAGTCTGTCCATAATTCATGTTAAAGTTTAGCGATAAAAGTTAGAAGGAAGGGTGTGAGAGACTGTGTGTTTAACTCTTCATGCTAACAAAACTACAAACTAAATTtgtcgataaaaaaaaaattatcacattTTACTTGACACGAGTAAGATCAACTACTTGCCTGTGAGATGAAAACCAAAACAATCAGTGCTGGAAGCCCCACTTCAACACATTCTGCCAGCTGCAACAGTGATCAGCCAAAATAGAGGGAAAGTCAGTCAAATAATCCTACCATCAATTCCTAGACTTGTAAAATGCTAAATTGCGTAAAACTTGTGACTTAAGATTCAAGCGCTCAACCTATTTGATTGAAACATTTGTACCAGAGGAGAAAAATTTTACCATTGGGAATCCAAGATGATAGAGACCGAGTCCAGTGAAAGTTACGTAAGAGACAACAGAAAGTGGGCTAAGGAACCTAAAGCAGCACAAGAGAAAGCAATTAATTAGGTAGATATAACACGCTGGAAGTGATTAAAGGATTTTATAAACTCTAGCTAGCCAAAAAGTCTGTAAGCATGCACTTACTAACCTGACAGCACCCCTCCAAAGGCCCAAGAATCCCACAACTATATGGAAACATGCACTCGCAATCAAGGCGCCTTGTATCCCTCTAATTGTATGAGTGAACCTCTGTTCATCAGCAACATAATAGCAAGAATTGAACATCATCAAGTGGAACAAAAGTCAATAGGCTTTCTTAATTTGGATAGGTTTTTTCTACAATCTTGTGTAATATCAGCTTTATGGagaagttttatttaatttttttctttatattacaAGTGTTCATGGAGAAGTTTTACAATTCACAAGCATAGAAGATAATCTCCTTGACCTCATAAGGATCTGTATATGAACTGTATCTCTTGGCATGGACAATTGACATTGTGGGTATTAGGAAACTGTATGAACCAACAACTACGGTTGGCAATCGTGTTCCAAACCAAGATTGCAGAAGCGTGCTTGCTCCAGAAACAAACAATAGATTCTGTATCACCTTGGCCTTCTCAGCCTACGTTGATTAAGGATTTCAGTGTATACCCttgtaaaatttgaaagagaaaagacaagaaaagctaaaaaaaaaataaaaatggaaagaagcTTACATGACCCCCACCCATTTCAGTAACAATCGTAGTTGGAATCAGAACTGTCACACCAAGAGTCAGAATATAATGCTGGAATCCCAATAACACTGCTTGTTCTGCTCAAATCCATATACAAAGTTTAAAGCTCAAGAAGATAAAATTGATGAATGTTTTGGTtcatgaaaattataatattgtgCTTCAGCTTAGATGTTCAGAAGGAAAACTCAATATTCTGAGTAAACACACTTTGCATTGAATATTTAGTCATTTCACATTTGTTACTCTTGTGTacggcaaaaaaaaaaaaaaatatatatatatatatatatatatatatatatatatatatatatatatatatatatatatatatatgtttgagtgtgtgtgaGTTTCGTAAGGTGCgtgttaatttgaaatttgttttagcataaaaggaaagaaaataagcGAGGAATAGAATATACTGACGCCAAGGAGGAGGACTGTTAATGCAATACTGAACATCGGGTAATTGTTCTTTCACTGGATGTGGTAGGGCTAAAGCCACTTCAGGTTGTGTCTTTTTATTACCGGCACTGCCACCGCAACCACCACTGTCACCACCCTCAGTCATGTTTGTAAAAGCGGAGAAGGATACTGTACAAGTGAACTTAGCTActtatttaaagtaatattttctatttgGATGCAATTTCACCTATTAAATTACTACACATAACAGTTATATTGTCTTGATAGccaaataatacaaattattatgCGATTTCAAGAAATTAAACCGTTATTCAACGTTATATTTTGCTAAGAAATAGTTAATTGTAATAGATTGTAtctaatagaaataaataaaaatgtaatgatGAATATACATATTGGTAATGAGATGTTTAGATATCTAATTGTGGTAACAAATATCGTTAATCTAGTTAGAAACTAATTTTATGTTtgtaattaaagttttgaaaaaatttaagtaatttttttatgaagtaTAAGAAAacttatgtgttattttttggTTCTGAAAtcttttgatataattattagaaaaagaagtatttttcatatataaattcttTGGTATTTTCTGAAAGTTggtttaaaatgaataaattttgtgaaatcTTGTAGCctatgttgaatttttttatgagataatatggataaatattttttagtttttattccTTCTTTGCTGTGAATTTCTTATATGCTAAAATTGTGAGagttacttttttattaaacattttcaaaattttgattttaaacgTGTTTggttagaaaattttattttttattttttggttcttagaagaagatagaaaaaattCTCAAAGATGGATAAAAGAATGAAACTTAAATATTCTCATACTTTTAGGAATAAAAATCACTTTGGATAAATtgacttttttataattaaaaaataaatttcatgatATCATAGCattggttttatatttttataatatatttaagtctgtttagtttcttttgaaaaaacaattcCATATTTTTTATACGTTAATTTAATCCacgtttattattatttatattattattttaataatcgttttcattataaagtatttttctgctcatattttattaaaaaattattttggttctgtaatatatgatgatgataaatgaaattattggttaactatttttttacatcatgtatataaaaatattaaagtatacGTTACTAACAGTTGGTAAAAATACGTCAGAtatcaattatttgtttttaaaacacatcagattcattaaagtaatttttcagTGACTTTGGACAATCTGTAAAACCGTTtccaaatagaaaataaaacaaaaacgaCTTCAAATAATAAGATTAATACAATTGGTCGGGAGAtaaaaataggaagaaaaatacGCGTAGAAGCTACGCgtcttattaataaaatataaaagttataattaaaaattaattattaaaataaaaaatattactaaagtTTATGttaaagttattatattatattatatatatatatatatatatatatatatatatatattggtagtgtaataaaaaaattatattaatttttattatcacatAATGGgagtatttgaaatttttaagttAATGTGTAAAATAAAGACAAGAACTACCGAAGAAGTGTGTGtacacaaataatttaaaaagaaaacaaaattattaatcgatatatatttacaaaaatatctgGAATTGAAAACTGtcataatgtttaaaatttgttaataaattaaaattatcgttgatttactaataaaaaaaattatcagtaaaatttatcaatcaatattttaatatgattcatctttttcttcctttcttctttctttattttttcaattttatcatgtTTTCATTAATTCAACACTCACCCTCTCAATTAACACACAAATGTCTAATAGAATCAAATCATGTTCACCATTATTCTTCATTATtgttatcaatttattttaattacaacatatttaatacccagaaacataataaataaatacataaatacataataaataactaCATAAAtacatggaaaaagaaaaatttgcattgaATGTGACTAACTGAAATGTGTGACAATGAGTCACAGTAGGGGTGAAGTGTGATAGTAACTGTCTCGATATGACAATGATatagaagaaggagaagagcAAAACtcacatacaaaaaaaaaagagaaacacaACGCTATTaacaaacataataataataataataaataattatttgacaaattttattctaaaatattaacattttaaaagaatgttctgtaattttaaaaaatacttaacaattttatggtaaaaaataaataccaaTTGAATCAGACACTTTaatttagttcaaattttataataaattaaaattcaacggaaaaaaacatttatgttgTATATTTAAGTCaaataactatttaataaaaaacttgagTCATACCAAAACACGAAAATCCCTCTTGACAATAAATTGATGAGTTATAAAcatccaaaaaaattaatttccatTTTCAGTTTCTTCTTCCTTACCAGGACCACAAagtctgatttgaaaaactttccATGTGACGCATGCATGTTAAAACAACCAAAGCATCTTTATGCACCATTACAGGAAAGTAATTGAATGAAAGCGCGTTTCCATTAATGTGAATTTTAGTCTTATTCTTATCACCATTCACCCAAcgaatatatatacatatacagaGAGAAAGAAGAGCATGCACATTCACTTCCCCTTCCAAGTCATTAACAGTTCCAAAGGCTGATGGCTTACTACGGTCAAAATCCTCCCATGTCTGGGCCTCCTCCTCCTCCCATGGGTTAGTTCCTCCACAAAACCTTCTTAACTGTTATTTCTTTACTCATTAATCCAGTTAATTATCTCTGTTAATCATGATTTGTGATTATTGACGATGAAATTAATGGAATCCATGTAGGGTATCCTCCACCAGGTTATCAAGGACCTCCTCCTCCGCAACCTCAAGCTTTTGCCACCCAGGCTCCGCCGGCGCAAGGACAGGCGGCTTCAGGAGCTGCTACCGGTGCAATGGCGGGATGGTACGTTCTTTCGTAACTACTTTCATCGCACACAAATATACTCTGGTTTTTGTTAAAAGAtcgtttttattttcaactcgATTTGTTGGtaaaggaaaaacaaagaagaaaataaatgacagtttgattttagataaataaaaataattttatttagagcTGTTTAACAAgagttatttgaaaatattgttaatattagtcggaaaaaaatatttgtatataagaatcttttaaaattgtaaattgttgagcaatttcaacaaaattttcttacaaaagttatttcaaattaaaatattatattaatgtaaCTTTCACACGTATGAGTTGTTTAATATTAAACGAACCTTTATATAAATGAAGACGAAAAGATTGTTTACTTTTCAATGGGATTAATTCATACTAAAACAATAGTTTTATTAGCAGTAAGGATCatgattcattaatatttatgttttacattcagcttatgattatatgaattattattttattgtaatataatatttgattaagcaaataaatatttttaataataataatagtgtcaacatatactttatttaaaaatattatgtaccGCTGTGTAGACCTACTTGTTTGCAGAACTCTTtataacttgaaaataaaattatatatacaatagttctatttagaattaaatgttttttcttcaaattacttttaaaaattatattttatttttgaactaagttaatatgtattttgttttttaaactttatagaAGTCATGTATGATGTTCACTGAGAaagatattttacaatattttgtagaaaataaagataatataaagaatatatatatatttaaaaagtaaaacattttttaaaaataatttgaaaataaacgtatatgtaacttttttatttatattcgtTACATTAACCAAATTAATGGAATGACGTGACTGttaaatattttctctattttaatttatttctactctgttttttctttttctttatcaatcacattagaaaatagatatatgtcattatgtttaatttgtttatctttattggTTGAACATAAATATCTTTatacttatttgttttaatttttttgtttttagccTTGGCGCGTTGGGTTGCCTTTGTTGTCTAGAATTGTGCTGCTGCATGGAGTGCTTGGATGCGTGTTGTTGATCTTCATCAATCaatctttcctttttctcttttaacttATATGTGGAACTTTAAATTTTGGTGTTCTTCTCTCcttttaaaatagaattcaGTATTTGCaacctttaattttcttcttcacttttaGTTTGACCAACGCACTTTGCATTAATTACATATGTTTATGGTAATTTCCTGCTTTCAATTTACCAATCGTCATATAATTTAATGTGAAAATAAGTGGTCACATACTGCATTCACTGCAAATGTCAATCATAATTTTCATTGCTCTAAGATTATAGTACGTATGCAGAAggtaaaacaatttttcatatgatgcatgcatatttaataaACAACCAAAGTGTCTTTATACACCATTACAAGGAAGCTAATTAATTGAAACCGCGTTACCATTTAAGTCaattttgcattatttttatCAGCATCAATTCACTGTTAgcaacattttatattatttttcaatttatctaTAAGGGTATGATTTATTTCAGAATTAAAATCTCATtactcttttaaaataaaatattaaatatcatcAATCATCTTAAATAATGCATTAATtcaaatttgacttttttttacttaatttcttttcttgaatcttcaaaatatatttataatttaagttattttaaaatctctttttaataaatctCAATAGTATATGATGAAGGCTCAACAGCAATACTAAAAAAATAGCTTAGAATATGAAATGGTGAAAGACACTAAGCATGCTAGAAAAAAGTATGTGTTAAACGAAGTATTTTAATTCGTTTAGGTTAATCTACGTAACGCTTAGTTTGCATGGATTAATAACAGACTGATCcacatattttgtatttgtttaaatttctaaaatttaactgTATTAGCACAATATATTGGGTGTTTTTTTTactaacttatttatttaaatcagttcattttaaaagtaatttgcTCATGTGTGtttcattcattcaaaatagttcttaattcatattaattcatttttatttttgtgaatataatttattttaaaaaataagtttatagaaaatatcatttttactaatttaattacataaaaaataattttataaaaaatattatttttactaatttaattaaataaaaataaaatacataaaattctTATACAACTCGTCGCTTGACCAAAAAAAGATAAGTCTACATTTCTTATGCCGGAGAGACGAACCTAATACGTTTTTTGTAAATCAATTGTGAAATGAGCCAAAATGAGATGAATCGAACCACATTATTATTCCTATACACAACTGATCTACTAATTACCAcgattataaaataacaatatatttttctccaacctgttttcattattaaaagctaaagctaaagaaaaggaaggtcgacacttttatattaattttaataaatttagtaatgttagttattatttttttgtgttaattgatgtattgttttgtttagtctttttatatttaaattatttgatttatttatagtacctttttttcattttttttattaatttatttattctttatattttatatttttataatttaatttgtttttagtatattttgttaattattagagttaaatatgttttaaatttttaaattttaataaatctaatttttctaacctaattgtgttaaattttgttgacaattttttaagttgatatttgaattgattatatcaTTTGACATATTATTACTCAAATATCAACATAGAAGATTCGTTAACATACACAATTAATATGGTTGGGTTACAAAagactatatttatttatttttaaaattttgaaacaaaatgcATCAAAAGTTTTGCACATGATCAATTCCAAATTCGTGCCCGAGAGACTAATAAcgtatttaaacataatttttattactttatttttatgttattcaaCTTACtacaattattaatattattttttcttcaaataatacaatggttttttatatgtttattatatattttactttcaaaaccatttatcttattttatttattcaatattcACTAACATTCTATGTTGTAGtgactttattttaaaattacaactagtcatatcttttattaattgatattacTAATGGtaaaaatttgttagtaatgtataaaatttgttgataaattaaaattgttgacAGTTTATTGATGGTCAAAAAATAGTTGATAAAATTATCATCGAAAATTTTactaacaaaatttttattccGTTGGAAATTATAGATTAATTTTTATGTCAATAAAATCcatcaattatcaataaaaaaactattaataattaCCAGTAGAAATTAATCTATCAGTAAAATCTatcaataattaacttttttaaaatctgACAATAACATCGTTATATaatattgatatagttaaatactTTCTTACTAGTTATTGAGTATTCCAATCCCTAATATCATATGCTTTCATATAAACACATCATAGctaaattttaaacattcaaaattcttttttttttcacaacataTCATAAATCtcataatataattcaaattaaacatCAATCACTACTAATATTTAACTATACTTTCATTAaataaactcaaatattttatatttattatatgaccTCTTACTCATATAAGTCCTCCTTATATGGAAgagtaaatttatattatttgtggGATAAAGTTATTTTTCACACCACACTTCATATATAAGAAGATTAATTTACTTTTACCAGATATATTCTCTTATATGAGTTTGATAGTAgtaaattcaaaataatctaataCTCAGATCATAATTCAATACACATTTTGAGACCACTCCACATAGTATTTCCTTCTTAAAAATAACCACATTCACATGCACATACAtaaatcaacaatctcaataaatTATGGCAAATATCCTCACTCTACTCATACACACATATCCTCGGTAGATTATATATGTTCTTGGTAAATTATGGCTATTGCCCCATGGCTCTACTTAGTCTATCACACATATTCATAGTAGATTATGACTCTTATCCTCATTCTACTTAGCCTTACGTgtaaaaatcaaacattttgatatcatttttttCCAATTACCACCTTCCATTACACTGCTCACCCAACGAGCTCACCTACTCGCCCAATGAGCAATCTTTGGAAGTTTTTGTCATAACAACTCGCTTAGTGAGGAAATTGTCTCGTTGAACAACCAATCCTCTCTAAGCTGTGGAACATTTTACATAGCAAATGAAACATTGAAAGTTCCATTTAAAGGATCACATAGAGAATTTTTGGCTTGTCCAACAACAAATGAAGTTTGAGCTCtctagattttaaaaaaatattattgttcaaCGAGATTTAACTCCCCCAATAACCAAAACCTTTATGAGCCTTTTTCACATACTTGCCCAAcgaataaaacaatttaagcTCTTTGTATTTCAAGTTTTTTACTTCCGTTCAACTACTAACTATAGCTCGTCATTAAAAGACacaacaaatatatcaatttgATCGAATAATCCTAAATAgtgtttttatctcttttacaAGCCACAACAAATACCTTTTAGTTCCAAAACATAATACAATACaccaatttaacaaaattaattacacatcatcaatttttttctcaattacataaaatcattcaattcataATATCATTGAATGGACAAGTTGTCTAATCAATGCATGTTCAAATTTAGTGAATATGTGTTGTAAGAGtcatctaattaattaatggaCATAAtaatctaatgtgtattaatagactTATCTAATTTGAGTATGATTATATTTGTGTAACGTATTGCTAGACTCGTATCCTGATTATATGGACAAAATGTTTATTGTTTGTTGTTAGACTCATTTAATTAGTGTTTGGACGAATTATTCTAATGTGTATTCTTAGACTTatttaatcaatgtatgaaaTGATTCGTCTGATGTTTCTTGCCATGTTTGTGTAATGGTTGTATGAATAGACTCATCTAATGTTTCTTGCTATGCTCGTTTAATGGTTGTATATGAATAGACTCGTCTAATATGTATTTGCTAAACTT
This DNA window, taken from Vigna radiata var. radiata cultivar VC1973A chromosome 5, Vradiata_ver6, whole genome shotgun sequence, encodes the following:
- the LOC106760453 gene encoding putative nucleobase-ascorbate transporter 10; the protein is MTEGGDSGGCGGSAGNKKTQPEVALALPHPVKEQLPDVQYCINSPPPWQQAVLLGFQHYILTLGVTVLIPTTIVTEMGGGHAEKAKVIQNLLFVSGASTLLQSWFGTRLPTVVVGSYSFLIPTMSIVHAKRYSSYTDPYERFTHTIRGIQGALIASACFHIVVGFLGLWRGAVRFLSPLSVVSYVTFTGLGLYHLGFPMLAECVEVGLPALIVLVFISQYLNRFISPNKLINGRFAVLFSIASAWLIAQILTASTIYNNKPEDTEKSCRTDRSGLVSSSSWVYLPFIPFQWGAPTFNFGEALAMTAASFVSLFESTGAFYAAARYGSATPVPPHVIGRGAGWVGVASFFSGVLGSVTGCAASVENAGLLALTRVGSRRVIQISAGFMIFFSIFGKVGAIFASIPLPIIAALNCVLLGYVSSAGLGFLQFCNLNSFRTKFVLGSSFFLGLSIPQYFIEIFHVKHQHGWFNDMVSVIFMSHTTVAGLIAFVLDTTLTCENDAAHRDSGLQWWEKFSVYNADGRNDDFYRLPCKLNDLFPAI
- the LOC106761869 gene encoding cysteine-rich and transmembrane domain-containing protein WIH1, producing the protein MAYYGQNPPMSGPPPPPMGYPPPGYQGPPPPQPQAFATQAPPAQGQAASGAATGAMAGCLGALGCLCCLELCCCMECLDACC